In one Nocardia tengchongensis genomic region, the following are encoded:
- a CDS encoding LppM family (lipo)protein, which yields MSTAEESLESAPPQRRPRRWVRLLAVVLFAGLAFLLTGCLRVQVSMGVSSNDRVSGQIIAAAVPQHDKDKGPQLKAPEGLAGKVRVDTYSRDGYVGSQVYFDDLTFGEVQQLGALSDQTSGMFNLVFSRTGDLVTLTGRVDLKSLPPQGSDVQLSVAFPARVATTNGTREGDQVVTWKLPPGDVSTLRAEVGYADPNTRSFAGWAGIVGGITLAVAAVVAVLAYMTRNPDPPAYVRAARWLRPDRTNSR from the coding sequence ATGTCGACAGCAGAGGAATCACTCGAATCCGCGCCGCCCCAGCGGCGACCGCGGCGGTGGGTACGGCTGCTGGCCGTGGTCCTGTTCGCGGGACTGGCGTTCCTGCTCACCGGATGCCTGCGGGTGCAGGTGTCGATGGGCGTGTCCTCCAACGACCGGGTATCCGGGCAGATCATCGCGGCCGCCGTGCCGCAGCACGACAAGGACAAGGGCCCGCAGCTCAAGGCCCCCGAGGGGCTGGCCGGCAAGGTGCGGGTCGACACCTACTCGCGCGACGGATACGTCGGCAGCCAGGTGTATTTCGACGATCTGACCTTCGGTGAGGTGCAGCAGCTGGGCGCCCTGTCCGATCAGACCTCGGGCATGTTCAACCTGGTCTTCAGCCGCACCGGCGATCTGGTCACCCTGACCGGCCGGGTGGACCTGAAGAGCCTGCCGCCGCAGGGTTCCGACGTGCAGCTGTCGGTCGCCTTCCCGGCCCGGGTCGCCACCACCAACGGCACCCGCGAGGGCGACCAGGTGGTCACCTGGAAGCTCCCGCCCGGCGACGTCAGCACGCTGCGTGCCGAAGTCGGCTACGCGGACCCGAACACCCGGTCCTTCGCCGGCTGGGCGGGCATCGTCGGCGGCATCACCCTGGCGGTGGCCGCGGTGGTCGCGGTCCTGGCCTACATGACCCGCAACCCCGATCCGCCGGCCTACGTGCGCGCTGCCCGCTGGCTGCGCCCGGACCGCACCAACAGTCGATGA